In Nitrosophilus labii, the following proteins share a genomic window:
- a CDS encoding Ppx/GppA phosphatase family protein produces the protein MIAIDIGSNSLRVLKLDCDTLQKVFEYEKIVRTADNINKTGIIFDEAVDRIIEALTEVKKSIDFSNQEIRAVATAAFRKASNAENVIKTILEKTGIKVDIIDADLEGFYSATAVEYRLKRLGIESEKFLLADIGGGSTELILKYRNEIVSQSFDFGIVTVAQKYKTKENIVKGIRKNLEAVKIYLQDIYELFGKPKRFISTGGTPTTLAAMKLGMNYKNYDSEKINGTVLFPFDLNRALKKLVSMSEKERAKIVGTGREDLIIAGVLILKELMSVAGYDEVLVSDDGVREGVAILGCKKLLNNLSK, from the coding sequence ATGATTGCGATAGATATCGGTTCTAACTCTTTGAGAGTTTTGAAGTTAGATTGCGATACATTGCAAAAAGTGTTTGAATATGAAAAGATAGTAAGAACCGCGGATAATATAAATAAAACGGGAATTATCTTCGATGAAGCAGTAGATAGAATCATTGAAGCGTTGACAGAAGTCAAAAAAAGTATCGATTTTTCAAATCAAGAGATAAGAGCCGTAGCGACTGCAGCTTTTAGAAAAGCTTCTAATGCCGAAAATGTAATAAAAACCATACTGGAAAAAACAGGAATAAAAGTAGATATAATCGATGCCGATTTGGAAGGGTTTTATAGCGCTACCGCTGTAGAGTATAGGTTAAAAAGACTCGGTATTGAGAGTGAAAAGTTTTTGTTAGCTGATATAGGAGGAGGCTCTACGGAGCTAATACTAAAATATAGAAATGAGATTGTTTCCCAAAGTTTTGATTTTGGTATTGTAACTGTTGCACAAAAATATAAAACAAAAGAAAACATTGTAAAAGGTATTAGAAAAAATTTAGAAGCGGTAAAAATCTATTTACAAGATATTTATGAACTTTTCGGCAAGCCAAAAAGATTTATATCAACCGGCGGAACGCCGACTACTTTAGCGGCTATGAAACTTGGGATGAATTATAAAAACTATGATAGTGAAAAGATAAATGGAACGGTTTTGTTTCCTTTTGATTTAAATAGGGCATTAAAAAAACTTGTCTCAATGAGTGAGAAAGAACGGGCTAAAATTGTTGGAACAGGTAGAGAAGATCTAATAATCGCAGGCGTTTTGATTTTAAAAGAGCTTATGAGTGTAGCCGGATATGACGAAGTTTTAGTTAGCGATGATGGAGTAAGGGAAGGAGTGGCGATACTTGGCTGTAAGAAACTTTTAAATAATTTAAGTAAATAG